In a genomic window of Candidatus Bathyarchaeota archaeon:
- a CDS encoding winged helix-turn-helix domain-containing protein codes for MADKRKGSVQIRFEVLEYLFFAGKNQLRTHVWRKATDASYDDFLKHLVFLKEKGFVDETAEGQILITPEGRKVYTRLRDALPSLL; via the coding sequence ATGGCGGATAAGCGGAAAGGTTCAGTGCAAATACGCTTCGAGGTTCTTGAATACCTATTCTTCGCTGGCAAAAATCAACTCCGCACCCATGTATGGCGAAAAGCCACAGATGCCTCTTACGATGATTTCCTTAAGCATCTGGTCTTTCTAAAAGAGAAAGGCTTTGTGGACGAAACCGCTGAAGGACAAATCCTCATAACCCCCGAGGGACGAAAAGTCTACACTCGACTCCGAGATGCGCTGCCCTCGCTGCTTTAG
- a CDS encoding glycosyltransferase family 2 protein yields MPLRLEAEIMIGEFFGIMNIIFPLLLLPYVVRQYLFSIVTLRQSEPDKFTDYAPTRTVSILIPARNEEKVLDRTLCYMSKLDYPPDKIEILVLNDASTDKTSEIAHQWADKFAYIRVVDRPIGGMGKGDVMNQGISESKNEIVLVFDADYTPAPDTIKRLVRWFEDPKVGLVQGRIHVVNKDENFLTKTVHAERSAGFLCELQARDKIGLSAQYGGTAGGFRRELISKVGEWEPKVYSEDTDLTCRALLAGYKTKYDVTVDCGEEAPDKLKVYCKQRYRWIRGHTVCGLKYTTKLLASPFLSIREKLEGLLWLNINLIPILIVIGLASGIAQLVLTPVSLIPQPYALAFMILSTISAIAMVFAGLYQIKQLRYLKFVIPMMIGGYFMSLSVSLKAYFDILSNSPFKWVKTERSGRVT; encoded by the coding sequence ATGCCACTGCGGCTCGAGGCTGAAATAATGATAGGCGAGTTTTTCGGTATAATGAACATCATCTTTCCACTTTTATTATTGCCATACGTGGTGCGCCAATACCTTTTTTCTATTGTAACATTGCGGCAAAGTGAACCAGACAAATTCACAGACTATGCACCCACTCGCACTGTTTCAATATTGATTCCTGCAAGAAACGAAGAGAAAGTACTTGACCGAACATTGTGCTACATGAGCAAACTTGACTATCCACCTGACAAGATTGAAATCTTGGTCCTAAACGATGCCTCGACCGATAAAACCTCAGAGATTGCTCATCAATGGGCGGATAAATTTGCCTACATTCGTGTCGTCGACAGACCCATAGGCGGGATGGGCAAAGGAGACGTTATGAATCAGGGAATATCCGAATCTAAAAATGAGATAGTTTTAGTATTCGATGCGGACTACACGCCAGCACCTGACACTATTAAAAGACTCGTGCGATGGTTTGAAGACCCAAAGGTTGGGTTAGTGCAAGGGAGAATACATGTGGTGAATAAAGATGAGAATTTCTTAACCAAGACGGTTCACGCAGAAAGATCAGCTGGGTTCTTATGCGAACTTCAAGCACGAGACAAAATCGGACTTTCAGCCCAATATGGGGGTACTGCGGGAGGTTTTAGAAGAGAGCTCATCAGCAAAGTCGGTGAATGGGAACCTAAAGTGTATAGTGAAGACACGGACTTAACCTGCCGAGCTCTATTAGCGGGCTACAAGACAAAATATGACGTGACTGTAGATTGTGGCGAAGAAGCACCAGATAAACTAAAGGTGTACTGCAAACAGAGATATCGCTGGATTCGAGGACACACGGTTTGTGGTCTAAAGTACACTACAAAACTTCTTGCCTCGCCTTTTCTGTCTATACGAGAGAAACTGGAAGGGTTACTTTGGCTAAACATCAACCTTATCCCAATATTGATAGTAATAGGGCTAGCCAGCGGGATTGCACAATTGGTTCTCACACCGGTCAGCCTCATACCACAACCATACGCATTAGCGTTTATGATATTGTCAACAATATCAGCTATAGCTATGGTTTTTGCAGGACTCTACCAAATTAAGCAACTACGTTATCTGAAATTCGTTATACCCATGATGATAGGCGGTTACTTCATGAGTTTGAGTGTTTCGCTCAAAGCATATTTTGATATCCTGTCCAATAGCCCGTTTAAGTGGGTTAAAACGGAAAGAAGCGGAAGAGTAACATGA
- a CDS encoding PadR family transcriptional regulator yields MTECSSKGLLSFLIVWLIRKEPKTGAEISQELEKRRGKKPSPGTIYPVLKNLNSMGILTVDQNKRYSITEKGEKALEASIDEFVNTFYDFDEIKSCLPQKKLKKLGVL; encoded by the coding sequence ATGACCGAATGCAGCTCCAAAGGACTCCTCTCATTCCTAATCGTATGGCTAATCCGCAAAGAACCAAAAACCGGCGCAGAAATCTCACAAGAACTCGAAAAACGTCGCGGAAAAAAACCCAGCCCCGGCACCATCTACCCCGTCTTAAAAAACCTAAACAGCATGGGCATCCTCACCGTAGATCAAAACAAACGCTACTCAATCACAGAAAAAGGCGAAAAAGCCCTTGAAGCATCCATAGACGAATTCGTCAACACCTTCTACGACTTCGACGAAATCAAATCCTGCCTACCACAAAAAAAACTCAAAAAACTAGGTGTATTATAA
- a CDS encoding EFR1 family ferrodoxin (N-terminal region resembles flavodoxins. C-terminal ferrodoxin region binds two 4Fe-4S clusters.), with translation MNTIYYFTSTGNSLEIARQIATKLGDTQLISMATQPPKNQVGGPNQTIGFVFPVYFFGMPRIVKRFVQSLTIAPRTYCFAIASYGGTKQDTLGMLDDVLKKKGAHLSYAEGVLMPGNYIVRYGSESPEEAAEMRQNAQIKVEEAAHAISNRVAKSVERGNKLLSRAANKIIYTNIEGFDKKFNATDACVSCGLCSQICPVQNIKLEDHRPVWQHHCERCLACIQWCPTEAIQYGTKTANRQRYHNPTVKAQDIIAENMGVLAEAKLLST, from the coding sequence ATGAACACAATCTACTACTTCACCTCAACCGGCAACTCCCTAGAAATAGCCCGCCAAATAGCAACAAAACTCGGCGACACCCAACTCATATCCATGGCAACACAACCACCCAAAAACCAAGTCGGCGGACCCAACCAGACAATTGGCTTTGTCTTCCCCGTCTACTTCTTCGGTATGCCCCGCATAGTCAAACGCTTTGTCCAAAGCCTAACCATTGCCCCCAGAACCTATTGCTTTGCCATTGCAAGCTATGGCGGAACAAAACAGGACACGTTGGGCATGCTCGACGATGTTCTGAAGAAAAAAGGTGCCCACTTGTCATATGCCGAAGGAGTGTTGATGCCGGGGAACTATATCGTTCGCTATGGTTCCGAATCCCCCGAAGAGGCAGCGGAGATGAGGCAGAACGCCCAGATAAAGGTGGAAGAAGCGGCACATGCCATAAGTAATCGCGTAGCTAAATCTGTTGAAAGAGGAAATAAACTGCTAAGCAGAGCCGCCAACAAAATAATCTACACCAACATCGAAGGTTTCGACAAGAAATTCAACGCAACCGATGCCTGCGTGAGCTGCGGCTTATGCAGCCAAATCTGCCCCGTCCAAAACATCAAACTGGAGGACCACCGCCCCGTTTGGCAGCACCACTGCGAACGATGCTTGGCTTGTATCCAATGGTGCCCAACCGAAGCAATCCAGTACGGCACAAAAACTGCAAATCGCCAAAGATACCACAACCCAACCGTTAAAGCGCAAGATATTATCGCTGAAAACATGGGTGTTCTAGCAGAGGCTAAGTTACTTTCTACATAG
- a CDS encoding CDP-alcohol phosphatidyltransferase family protein: MNKNALIPSGISSLRLAALPIFFYFNSIGSPSMCLLVFALAAGTDLLDGFIARKLKVASKKGAYFDAVVDFLFVAGIFTAFIQNGYYPAWIFLVIAASFVQFVVSGFYTKKLYDPLGKYIGSVLYIAIILTLLAPTSVVFAVVEVGFPIWAGASFITRTLSFTANYRRSLLLQKNLLNQPHQTTRP; this comes from the coding sequence ATGAACAAAAACGCGTTAATCCCCTCAGGCATCAGTTCGCTGCGGCTTGCAGCCCTGCCTATATTTTTCTATTTCAACAGCATAGGCTCTCCCTCGATGTGTCTACTTGTTTTCGCTTTAGCCGCCGGCACGGACCTGCTTGACGGCTTCATCGCCCGAAAGCTCAAAGTCGCCTCAAAGAAGGGTGCCTACTTTGATGCGGTAGTGGACTTTTTGTTTGTCGCAGGCATATTCACAGCCTTCATACAAAACGGCTACTATCCAGCTTGGATTTTTCTGGTGATAGCGGCTTCATTTGTCCAGTTCGTGGTTTCAGGCTTCTACACAAAGAAGCTCTACGACCCCTTGGGAAAATACATTGGAAGCGTCCTCTACATAGCCATAATCTTGACGTTGCTGGCTCCCACCTCAGTGGTGTTTGCGGTTGTGGAAGTAGGCTTCCCAATTTGGGCTGGAGCATCTTTTATCACACGCACCCTCAGCTTCACTGCAAATTACCGCAGAAGCCTCCTCTTACAAAAAAACCTGCTAAATCAACCCCACCAAACCACACGACCATAG
- a CDS encoding radical SAM protein produces MTATTPNLALPPQVRVSLGSAIVLGLSEGKLDAAPTTVYLMTHRQGKCGANCGFCSQARSSKSSTELLSRVTWPTYSTLTILAALPNVVAEGKIRRVCIQALNYPAVFDELEALVKKIKQCVTVEVSVSCQPQSRQNMERLKASGVDRLGIALDAATEAIFDRVKGKDIGGNYSWSEQFRLMAEALQVFGRGNVSTHVIVGLGETEQQAVEVLDRCLRLGVLPGLFAFTPVRGTALEASLPPRLDTYRRVQVARYLLVNKKAKLADMRFDTEGKIIGFGVPLEVLDALIESGAPFRTSGCPDCNRPYYNEKPSGPIYNYPTKLTQKEVETAKKELLKV; encoded by the coding sequence ATGACCGCAACAACCCCAAACCTCGCTTTGCCCCCTCAAGTGAGGGTTTCTTTAGGCTCCGCCATCGTCCTGGGTCTTTCTGAAGGCAAATTGGACGCGGCACCCACCACCGTCTACCTTATGACCCACCGTCAAGGTAAATGCGGCGCTAATTGTGGGTTCTGCTCCCAAGCCCGTAGCAGCAAAAGCAGCACTGAATTGCTTTCCCGCGTCACATGGCCCACCTACTCCACCCTAACAATTTTAGCCGCGTTACCCAACGTAGTTGCCGAGGGCAAAATCCGCCGAGTCTGCATTCAAGCCCTCAATTACCCCGCCGTCTTTGACGAATTAGAAGCCCTTGTAAAAAAAATCAAACAATGCGTGACCGTTGAGGTTTCGGTTTCTTGTCAACCCCAAAGCCGACAGAACATGGAACGTCTCAAGGCGTCAGGCGTGGACCGATTGGGAATTGCCCTAGACGCTGCAACCGAAGCAATATTTGACCGCGTCAAAGGCAAAGACATCGGCGGCAACTACTCATGGAGTGAGCAGTTTCGGCTCATGGCTGAGGCTTTACAAGTTTTTGGTCGCGGCAATGTTAGTACACATGTGATTGTGGGTTTGGGTGAAACGGAGCAGCAAGCCGTAGAAGTCCTTGACCGATGTCTGCGGTTGGGGGTTTTGCCGGGGCTGTTCGCGTTTACACCAGTGCGAGGTACTGCGCTGGAGGCATCTTTGCCCCCGCGGCTGGATACGTATCGGCGCGTTCAGGTTGCGAGATATCTTCTAGTAAACAAAAAGGCAAAGCTCGCGGATATGCGGTTTGACACAGAAGGAAAAATCATCGGTTTCGGGGTGCCTCTCGAAGTGCTTGATGCCCTAATCGAATCTGGTGCGCCTTTTCGAACTTCTGGCTGCCCTGACTGCAACCGCCCCTACTATAACGAGAAACCCAGTGGACCCATCTACAATTACCCAACAAAACTTACGCAAAAAGAAGTGGAGACAGCTAAAAAAGAGCTGCTCAAGGTATGA
- a CDS encoding DUF1634 domain-containing protein: protein MSLGSGEAKLEVAVSYLLVVGVIVSVVLEVIGIGLYFGAFGNVAVSTDPAVYISGDNFFSFIALEVQNLFTAENALVFMTLGIIVLLLTPYIRAITSVAYFAWEKNLKYVLITLFVLIVLTISLALH, encoded by the coding sequence ATGAGTTTAGGCAGCGGAGAAGCCAAACTAGAAGTCGCAGTGAGTTACTTGCTGGTGGTCGGAGTTATCGTCAGTGTTGTTTTAGAAGTCATCGGGATAGGGCTATATTTTGGGGCGTTTGGCAACGTGGCGGTTTCCACGGATCCTGCCGTCTACATCAGCGGAGACAACTTTTTCTCGTTTATCGCGCTAGAAGTCCAAAACCTCTTCACGGCAGAGAACGCGCTGGTCTTTATGACGTTAGGAATCATCGTTCTCCTGCTCACGCCTTACATTCGAGCCATAACATCGGTTGCCTATTTTGCTTGGGAAAAAAACCTCAAATACGTACTCATAACGCTCTTTGTGCTCATAGTACTGACGATAAGTTTAGCACTGCATTAA
- a CDS encoding sulfite exporter TauE/SafE family protein: MLSLLLISILVGFLGALTGLGGASILTPILVFLGIDVKVAVACGMVAIIATSSGSAASFVREKIANVKLAMYLEMFTITGAIVGATITVIIAPIFLYFLFAAFLMTSYINIRASLKQEYAPPATQDKLSRWLRLEGSYFDKAKNKIVEYKATNAFLGGLGMIVAGLAAGMLGIGAGAFKVVVQEKVLKIPAKVSSATSNFIIGMTALAGVSVYLFSGLLNLTLMAPMAVGVTVGALVGGRILNRFHDKHLRVLFLVIVTVMIIQMLYKGVTSL; encoded by the coding sequence ATGCTTTCGCTGCTGCTTATTTCGATACTTGTGGGCTTTTTGGGTGCGCTTACAGGATTAGGCGGCGCAAGCATCCTCACACCGATTCTGGTGTTCTTAGGCATCGACGTAAAAGTCGCAGTAGCCTGCGGCATGGTCGCTATAATCGCCACGTCCAGTGGCTCCGCGGCGTCGTTTGTGCGTGAGAAAATCGCTAACGTCAAACTCGCCATGTACCTAGAAATGTTCACCATCACCGGAGCCATCGTGGGCGCAACCATAACTGTCATCATCGCACCCATCTTTCTCTACTTCCTTTTCGCCGCCTTCCTAATGACCTCATACATCAATATCCGCGCCTCACTAAAACAAGAATACGCTCCCCCAGCAACACAGGACAAACTTTCAAGATGGCTACGGCTCGAAGGCAGCTACTTTGACAAAGCAAAAAACAAAATCGTCGAATACAAAGCCACCAACGCTTTTCTGGGCGGCTTAGGCATGATTGTTGCAGGCTTAGCGGCAGGCATGCTGGGCATCGGTGCAGGCGCGTTTAAGGTGGTTGTACAAGAAAAAGTGTTAAAGATACCCGCTAAAGTCTCCAGTGCGACGAGCAACTTCATCATAGGCATGACCGCATTGGCGGGTGTGAGTGTTTATCTGTTTTCGGGGTTGCTGAATTTGACGTTGATGGCTCCGATGGCGGTCGGCGTCACCGTGGGCGCGTTGGTGGGCGGCAGAATCCTCAACCGCTTCCATGACAAGCACCTACGCGTGTTGTTTTTGGTTATTGTGACGGTGATGATTATCCAGATGCTCTACAAAGGAGTGACGTCGCTATGA
- a CDS encoding nucleoside 2-deoxyribosyltransferase domain-containing protein, with protein sequence MAKQVFISGPILGMEKQQDYRKTVTDICTKLGLTVIDPWKRERVLYNGTEECWWDKVPTFEFISRDLDDADRCDIMVVYLPIISAGACMEMFYAKRKGKHVIVVSENRCLSPWIIFHADAVITNFDKLEEKLKNLL encoded by the coding sequence ATGGCAAAACAGGTTTTCATCTCAGGCCCGATCCTTGGTATGGAAAAACAGCAGGACTACCGAAAAACCGTAACCGACATCTGTACTAAACTCGGTTTAACAGTCATTGACCCTTGGAAACGTGAGCGTGTTCTCTATAACGGTACTGAGGAATGTTGGTGGGATAAGGTGCCTACGTTTGAGTTTATCTCGCGTGACCTTGACGACGCTGACCGTTGCGATATTATGGTGGTTTATTTGCCGATAATTTCTGCGGGTGCCTGTATGGAGATGTTTTATGCTAAGCGCAAAGGCAAACATGTTATTGTTGTGTCCGAAAATCGTTGTCTTAGTCCTTGGATAATTTTCCACGCTGATGCTGTTATTACAAATTTTGATAAACTTGAAGAAAAACTGAAAAATCTCCTATAA
- a CDS encoding manganese efflux pump MntP family protein, giving the protein MDAVTIILIAFGLAMDAFAVSIANGLTITKNRPQAALLTAGFFGGFQMLMPAIGWLAGFSLQSILSSVGDWIAFVLLAFIGGKMIYDGVKNKNITGTSDQLKLHKLLLLSVATSIDALLVGFSFAFIETAIFVPILVIGGITFLLSYVGFSFGTGLGEMFGERIKIVGGIILVLIGLKILLENLAV; this is encoded by the coding sequence GTGGATGCCGTAACCATCATCCTAATCGCATTTGGCTTAGCTATGGATGCCTTCGCTGTCTCCATCGCAAACGGCCTGACAATCACCAAAAACCGCCCGCAAGCCGCCCTGTTAACCGCTGGGTTCTTTGGCGGGTTCCAAATGTTGATGCCTGCGATTGGCTGGCTTGCAGGATTTAGCCTCCAAAGCATCCTATCAAGCGTAGGCGACTGGATTGCCTTTGTCCTCTTAGCATTTATCGGCGGAAAAATGATTTACGACGGCGTAAAAAACAAAAACATCACTGGCACATCAGACCAACTCAAACTCCACAAGCTGCTTTTATTATCCGTTGCAACCAGCATCGATGCCCTCTTGGTTGGCTTTAGCTTCGCATTTATAGAGACCGCAATCTTTGTGCCCATACTAGTGATTGGGGGCATCACGTTTTTGCTCTCGTATGTGGGCTTCTCTTTTGGAACTGGCTTAGGCGAAATGTTCGGTGAAAGAATAAAGATTGTAGGCGGGATAATACTGGTACTTATCGGGTTGAAGATTCTTCTTGAGAACCTAGCCGTTTAG
- a CDS encoding TMEM165/GDT1 family protein, whose translation MFELSVAAFLASLAFVVLAEMGDKTQLLAMSFATRFKASKVLIAVFIATIANHALAVLAGQFLVTIVPVDIISLVASISFIGFGLWTIRGDQLKGEDKKPSRFGPVATVAIAFFIAEFGDKTQLATISLAVEYQNAVSVLMGTTLGMIIADGIGIVIGVVLCKRIPQKTIKWFSASIFILFGLVGTYEILVEKIGLSYSILTVVLLTTFSILMAYWLVKRQKIDNDKSSEEQTPIEKN comes from the coding sequence ATGTTTGAGTTAAGTGTAGCGGCGTTCTTGGCGTCTTTGGCGTTTGTTGTTCTCGCGGAAATGGGTGATAAGACCCAGCTTCTTGCAATGTCCTTTGCTACCCGTTTCAAGGCCTCAAAAGTACTTATCGCCGTCTTTATCGCAACGATTGCAAATCATGCATTGGCAGTTTTGGCAGGTCAATTCTTGGTTACAATTGTACCCGTTGACATAATTTCCTTGGTCGCCTCAATTTCGTTTATCGGTTTTGGACTTTGGACTATACGAGGAGACCAATTGAAGGGTGAAGACAAAAAGCCTTCACGGTTTGGACCCGTCGCCACCGTTGCTATCGCGTTCTTCATAGCGGAATTCGGAGACAAAACCCAGTTGGCAACTATTAGCTTAGCTGTTGAGTACCAAAATGCAGTAAGTGTACTAATGGGTACAACGTTAGGAATGATAATCGCAGACGGCATCGGAATAGTAATCGGCGTGGTCCTGTGCAAGCGTATTCCACAAAAAACAATCAAATGGTTCTCAGCCAGCATCTTCATACTATTCGGATTAGTTGGCACCTACGAAATCTTGGTTGAAAAAATCGGGTTAAGCTACAGCATTTTGACAGTTGTTCTGCTAACAACCTTTTCAATACTAATGGCTTACTGGTTAGTCAAACGCCAAAAAATAGACAACGACAAATCCAGTGAAGAACAGACTCCAATAGAGAAAAACTAA
- the uvrC gene encoding excinuclease ABC subunit UvrC: MIPLSDPSEFKTSDIPTEPGVYLYRDEAGEIIYVGKAKNLRARVKSYFLNKDQPIKTRQLVLHIRSIDWVVVNNEVEALLLENKLIKQHTPKYNINLKDAKTYAYIALTRESYPRIMMSRKVSRKLESFGPYTEGFTRQDLQRAVVRVFKLRTCKNMHKRACLNYHIHLCTAPCVGHVTAEEYDKQVRGAREFLNGNYDQTMAELNNQMQIASMNQQFEDALEIRNQIASIRLLTERQIVDNERRFDQDVMVFRQVGEKLMAVQMGVRKGVLLGKKEFTVDLQPQIEQEFLKAYYTTNQIPREILLNKPVWQEPEEKKALEEFLSSKRLAPVSLTIPRKADKLALVQLAEKNLESTLEVDSALVDLQNNLPLPTLPHVIECFDISNLGTEHVVSGMVTFRDAKPDKKNYRKFKIKTFTGQNDFASMHEVVSRRYKRLQEEKQPLPDLVMVDGGPGQVAAAKAALDKLGLKLPLIGLAKEREEIYFPDNPTPHVFDKNSRMMLLLRKIRDATHDFSIGYNRKRREMKIRQEFTPKRKNHTSKT, from the coding sequence ATGATTCCCCTAAGTGACCCCTCCGAATTCAAAACCAGCGACATCCCCACTGAGCCCGGCGTTTATTTGTACCGTGATGAGGCAGGGGAAATCATCTATGTGGGCAAAGCCAAAAACCTCCGCGCCCGAGTAAAAAGCTACTTCCTAAACAAGGACCAACCCATCAAAACCCGCCAACTCGTTTTGCATATTCGCAGCATCGACTGGGTGGTTGTAAACAATGAGGTTGAGGCGCTTCTGCTGGAGAACAAACTCATCAAACAGCACACTCCCAAGTACAACATTAACCTAAAAGACGCCAAAACCTACGCCTACATTGCGCTCACACGCGAAAGCTACCCAAGGATTATGATGAGCCGCAAAGTCAGCCGCAAACTCGAATCGTTTGGTCCCTACACCGAGGGCTTTACACGTCAAGACCTCCAACGCGCCGTCGTCCGCGTATTCAAACTCCGCACCTGCAAAAACATGCATAAACGCGCCTGCCTCAACTACCACATCCACCTCTGCACCGCGCCATGCGTAGGACACGTCACCGCTGAGGAATATGATAAGCAGGTCAGGGGCGCTCGCGAGTTTCTAAATGGCAACTACGACCAAACCATGGCGGAGCTCAACAATCAGATGCAGATTGCGTCCATGAATCAACAGTTTGAGGATGCGCTTGAAATCCGCAACCAAATCGCCAGCATCCGCCTGCTCACTGAACGCCAAATTGTGGATAATGAACGCCGCTTTGACCAAGACGTGATGGTTTTTCGTCAGGTAGGCGAGAAACTGATGGCGGTGCAGATGGGTGTACGTAAAGGCGTGCTGTTGGGAAAAAAAGAGTTTACGGTGGATTTACAGCCCCAAATTGAACAAGAATTCCTCAAAGCCTACTACACCACCAACCAGATTCCCCGCGAAATCCTACTAAACAAGCCCGTCTGGCAAGAACCTGAAGAAAAAAAGGCGCTCGAAGAGTTCCTTTCTTCGAAACGGCTGGCGCCAGTGTCATTGACGATTCCAAGGAAAGCCGACAAACTGGCATTAGTGCAGTTGGCGGAGAAGAACCTTGAATCCACCCTTGAAGTTGACTCCGCACTCGTAGACCTCCAAAACAACCTCCCCCTCCCGACCTTGCCTCATGTGATTGAATGCTTCGACATCTCCAACTTGGGCACCGAACACGTAGTCTCAGGCATGGTCACGTTTAGAGACGCCAAACCTGACAAGAAAAACTACCGCAAATTCAAAATCAAAACCTTCACAGGCCAAAATGACTTCGCAAGCATGCATGAGGTCGTCTCCCGACGCTACAAACGGCTCCAAGAAGAAAAGCAGCCCCTCCCCGACTTGGTGATGGTGGACGGCGGACCCGGACAAGTTGCAGCCGCAAAAGCTGCCTTAGACAAACTTGGGCTAAAATTGCCGCTTATTGGGTTAGCGAAGGAACGCGAAGAAATCTACTTCCCCGACAACCCCACGCCGCATGTCTTTGATAAAAACAGCCGCATGATGCTGTTGCTCCGCAAAATCCGCGACGCCACCCATGACTTCTCAATTGGCTACAACCGTAAACGACGCGAAATGAAAATACGACAAGAATTCACACCTAAAAGAAAAAATCACACGTCAAAAACTTAA